In a single window of the Candidatus Lernaella stagnicola genome:
- a CDS encoding SGNH/GDSL hydrolase family protein produces the protein MTKRKLIVFALAALILALAGGEAAVRLVFPDLSDQAATMQFANPHRDQPGSFDRDPVLFWKLKAPNPAWQVNQDGYRGPRRPVEKAPGTLRVVCLGDSCTFGLGTPPLDYAQTYPAVLEGLLAAALGRPVEVLNFGCPGYTSWQGRQLLRVKAMSYRPDFVTAYFGINDGFEAIGRGDAQQQPAPEISGRLVPVQQFVRHSSLYLLLTRGVTFARRQAAFTEGRPRVSFDEFRENARAMRDMGAGRGFQMLFIPAHFIDDAGGLSVEEISRVDPSIPLTAAFADSGLMPGELFYPEPDRVHPTAAGHRIIAEVLTKVLTSRVQGGGI, from the coding sequence ATGACGAAGCGCAAGTTGATCGTTTTTGCTCTGGCGGCGCTGATCCTGGCATTGGCCGGGGGAGAAGCGGCGGTCCGGCTCGTGTTTCCGGATTTATCGGACCAGGCCGCGACGATGCAGTTCGCCAACCCGCACCGCGACCAACCGGGGAGTTTCGACCGCGATCCCGTGTTGTTTTGGAAACTCAAAGCGCCCAATCCGGCGTGGCAGGTCAACCAAGACGGGTACCGCGGCCCGCGCCGCCCGGTCGAGAAAGCGCCGGGTACGCTGCGGGTGGTTTGCCTCGGCGATAGCTGCACCTTCGGCTTGGGGACGCCGCCGCTGGATTACGCGCAAACCTATCCGGCGGTGCTCGAAGGATTGCTGGCCGCTGCGCTGGGCAGGCCGGTGGAAGTACTCAACTTCGGCTGTCCCGGCTACACGAGTTGGCAGGGTCGGCAGCTCCTGCGCGTAAAAGCGATGAGCTATCGCCCCGATTTCGTGACGGCCTATTTCGGCATCAACGACGGCTTTGAAGCCATCGGCCGGGGCGACGCCCAGCAGCAGCCGGCGCCGGAAATCAGCGGCCGATTGGTGCCCGTTCAGCAGTTTGTGCGGCATTCGTCCCTTTATTTGCTGCTGACGCGGGGCGTGACCTTCGCGCGGCGTCAAGCGGCGTTCACCGAGGGGCGCCCGCGGGTCAGCTTTGATGAATTCCGGGAAAATGCGCGGGCGATGCGGGACATGGGGGCCGGGCGAGGCTTCCAGATGTTGTTTATCCCGGCGCACTTCATCGACGACGCCGGGGGGCTTTCGGTGGAGGAAATCTCCCGCGTTGACCCGTCGATTCCGCTCACGGCGGCGTTTGCCGACAGCGGTTTGATGCCGGGCGAGTTATTCTACCCGGAACCCGATCGGGTTCACCCGACGGCCGCCGGACATCGGATCATTGCCGAAGTCCTCACGAAGGTCTTGACGTCCCGTGTCCAAGGAGGCGGAATCTAA
- a CDS encoding GDSL-type esterase/lipase family protein produces the protein MKKLLFGIVAAFLVLALVEGILRLANYRGDPAVMDFRLRVHGELFGEPDSVRFWRLPKVAPNFRDDTARMVCVSDSVTVMEQGRGWPDRLPSNLMERDYLKPVQVFNGGVPGYTSHQGRLYLETELLDWDPHLVMIQFGWNDHWESLTGVPDSQIKLPDPATLAWQKRLAQLRLYRLIRTLIVETPTPNGTPRVSLQEFRTNLKRMIERVRAQQGKVLLVTAPYLDGDWGWLATHKRYNEAIRAVAAEMNVALVDPVPLFLDRRDFFFWPDTDAAHFNAKGAVVIAGAVADKIVAEKLLP, from the coding sequence GTGAAGAAGCTGTTATTCGGAATCGTCGCGGCATTCCTGGTCTTGGCGCTGGTCGAAGGCATATTGCGCCTGGCGAACTACCGAGGCGACCCGGCGGTGATGGATTTCCGGCTTCGGGTTCACGGCGAACTATTCGGCGAGCCGGACTCCGTGCGATTCTGGCGTTTGCCGAAAGTCGCGCCCAACTTCCGGGACGACACGGCGCGTATGGTTTGCGTGTCCGATTCGGTCACCGTGATGGAACAAGGGCGGGGGTGGCCCGACCGGCTGCCCTCCAACCTGATGGAGCGCGACTATCTCAAACCGGTGCAGGTTTTCAACGGCGGCGTGCCCGGTTACACGAGCCATCAAGGTCGCCTCTATCTGGAGACGGAACTGCTCGATTGGGACCCGCATTTGGTGATGATCCAGTTCGGCTGGAACGATCACTGGGAGAGCCTCACCGGCGTCCCCGACAGCCAAATCAAACTTCCGGACCCGGCGACGCTCGCCTGGCAGAAGCGCTTGGCTCAACTTCGACTCTACCGCTTAATACGGACCCTAATTGTGGAAACGCCCACGCCCAACGGCACGCCGCGCGTATCGCTGCAAGAATTCCGCACGAATCTGAAACGCATGATCGAGCGCGTGCGGGCGCAACAAGGCAAGGTGCTGCTGGTGACCGCGCCTTATTTGGACGGGGATTGGGGTTGGCTGGCGACGCACAAACGCTACAACGAGGCGATTCGCGCCGTCGCTGCGGAGATGAACGTGGCGCTCGTCGATCCGGTGCCGCTGTTTTTGGATCGCCGCGACTTTTTCTTCTGGCCCGACACCGACGCCGCGCATTTCAACGCCAAGGGCGCGGTGGTCATCGCCGGGGCTGTGGCGGATAAGATCGTCGCGGAGAAGTTGTTGCCATGA
- a CDS encoding glycosyltransferase family 39 protein translates to MSPRAERAMLWAIVAVALAVRLFFLFGAPNVFSAEHEGYSKINLMFQWDQSPLPYPDTNFGPLHTLFLWIPWKLTGHAVWPARLLTLAMGMLLLWPLVRLVRRHAGPEAAGASLFAGAFLYPLSVASVVTLSEVPFVCCTLWAIDLLDDVVAHQRTAWAKLVGAALAAAAAAAFRFEGWPLLVVYVGWLAAHRRFRETLVFGAMVAVFPLMHMAECVRVTGNPFSFLGVSAEVSAIHASEVPLVDRIGLLPHALAATIGWPGLLLGLIGLVAAFTRRKLLLPAVSLVVLLILLEKKAIDATLDPRLLRYMSLSATLLVLFIALPLTTWARTWRRSTWLVALALVAAVVAGFSHANTVAAQRMLGPDRAAFRFVEKLRPELREDDRVLLGNEYHPIIVVESGLPWDRFRRPIYDAHGGIDREQLRRLFEEWKPTLFFYDRSESAFGEALGLPPGVSSTDIFGVAYARLWSHDRWSVFRRKDETP, encoded by the coding sequence ATGAGCCCCCGGGCGGAGAGGGCGATGCTGTGGGCGATTGTCGCCGTGGCGTTGGCCGTGCGGCTGTTTTTTCTGTTTGGCGCGCCCAACGTTTTTTCGGCCGAGCACGAGGGCTACAGCAAAATCAACTTGATGTTTCAGTGGGATCAATCGCCGCTGCCGTATCCCGATACGAATTTCGGACCGCTGCATACGCTTTTCCTCTGGATTCCGTGGAAGCTGACCGGGCACGCCGTCTGGCCCGCGCGACTGCTCACCCTGGCGATGGGCATGTTGTTGTTGTGGCCGTTGGTTCGGCTGGTGCGCCGCCACGCCGGACCGGAAGCGGCGGGGGCTTCGCTTTTCGCAGGCGCGTTCCTGTATCCGCTTTCCGTCGCGTCGGTCGTGACCTTGTCGGAAGTGCCCTTCGTTTGTTGCACGCTTTGGGCGATCGATCTGCTCGACGACGTGGTCGCTCACCAACGGACGGCGTGGGCTAAGTTGGTCGGCGCGGCGTTGGCGGCGGCTGCGGCTGCGGCATTTCGCTTCGAGGGCTGGCCGTTGCTCGTCGTGTACGTCGGCTGGCTGGCGGCCCACCGGCGTTTTCGGGAGACGCTGGTATTCGGGGCGATGGTGGCGGTGTTCCCCTTGATGCATATGGCCGAATGCGTACGCGTTACCGGCAACCCGTTTTCCTTCTTGGGCGTATCGGCGGAGGTGTCGGCGATTCACGCGTCGGAAGTGCCGCTGGTCGATCGCATTGGGTTGTTGCCTCATGCGCTGGCCGCGACGATCGGCTGGCCCGGCTTACTGTTGGGATTGATCGGCCTCGTGGCGGCCTTTACGAGACGCAAATTGCTGCTGCCGGCCGTGAGCCTCGTGGTTCTGTTGATCCTGCTGGAGAAAAAAGCCATCGACGCCACGCTCGACCCACGCTTGCTGCGGTACATGTCGTTGTCGGCGACATTGCTCGTATTGTTTATCGCGCTGCCGCTAACGACGTGGGCGCGGACGTGGCGGCGTTCGACGTGGCTGGTCGCCCTGGCGCTCGTCGCGGCCGTCGTGGCGGGTTTCTCGCACGCCAACACGGTGGCGGCCCAACGGATGCTGGGGCCGGATCGCGCCGCGTTTCGCTTTGTCGAAAAACTTCGCCCGGAACTGCGCGAGGACGACCGCGTGTTGTTGGGCAATGAATATCATCCGATTATCGTCGTCGAATCGGGCCTGCCGTGGGATCGTTTTCGCCGGCCCATCTACGATGCCCACGGCGGTATCGACCGCGAGCAATTGCGCCGCCTTTTCGAAGAGTGGAAGCCCACATTGTTCTTTTACGATCGCTCCGAATCGGCGTTCGGGGAGGCCTTGGGGCTGCCGCCGGGCGTGTCGTCGACGGACATTTTCGGCGTGGCCTATGCTCGATTGTGGAGCCACGACCGGTGGTCCGTCTTTCGACGAAAGGATGAAACCCCGTGA
- a CDS encoding glycosyltransferase family 39 protein: MRRATFRTEHWLTLLTLLALAARLVFLLAFDNVFSHEGESYSKINLVRTWIENGKPYPDINFGPLHTWLIYALFRLFGDWIWPVRLFGLLAGTATVPLFFLLVKKEFDARIAVVAALLFAFFPTHLRASPTGLAETPYLLALVGALLAFFTAFGERRGARWWQLTAAAAAITAAGMLRFEAWLFLPVLCLLMLRRSFWMAAWFGALTAIFPLVHMFFCWRATGHPMSFAETSALSFLQYMPDLPLKEKALGWPLSLGLGMGYAAFALGVVGIFIAAARRRKLSFAALLVFPLAIMQYKALTNTMDPSLERYVISLGTFLFAYAGFALVALDERLLRWRGWRQASLVVAILLASWQFAWGWVQADKNQYDDDIRHVVEWLHDHSDAADRVLLDQRFHPYAQIESRLPLAQFVDLRWSPDRKQLDEKAFTELISKRPPTIVVLDYFLIGTDMVNSNLDVFRVSRGAEETTSRGLRFRKAFAEGDFVIYRTSPAEASP; the protein is encoded by the coding sequence ATGCGTCGCGCGACTTTTCGCACCGAACACTGGTTGACTCTTCTGACGCTGCTGGCCCTCGCGGCACGGCTGGTGTTTCTGCTCGCCTTCGACAACGTGTTTTCCCACGAGGGTGAAAGCTACAGCAAGATCAATTTGGTGCGCACCTGGATCGAAAACGGCAAGCCGTATCCCGACATCAATTTCGGCCCCCTGCATACGTGGCTGATCTACGCGCTGTTCCGATTGTTCGGCGATTGGATTTGGCCGGTGCGCCTATTCGGCCTGCTGGCGGGAACCGCGACGGTGCCGCTGTTTTTCCTTTTAGTCAAAAAAGAATTCGATGCCCGCATAGCGGTCGTGGCCGCGTTGCTGTTCGCGTTTTTCCCGACGCACCTGCGGGCGAGCCCGACCGGCTTGGCCGAAACTCCCTATTTGCTGGCCCTGGTCGGCGCGTTGCTGGCCTTCTTCACGGCGTTTGGCGAACGACGCGGCGCGCGCTGGTGGCAGTTGACCGCCGCGGCCGCGGCCATCACCGCTGCCGGTATGCTGCGCTTTGAAGCGTGGCTGTTCCTGCCGGTTCTCTGCCTGCTGATGCTGCGTCGCAGTTTTTGGATGGCCGCTTGGTTCGGGGCGCTGACGGCGATTTTCCCGCTCGTTCACATGTTTTTTTGTTGGCGGGCGACGGGTCATCCCATGAGCTTTGCCGAAACGAGCGCGCTCTCATTTTTGCAGTACATGCCCGACCTGCCGCTGAAGGAAAAGGCGCTCGGTTGGCCGCTGTCACTAGGCCTTGGCATGGGATACGCCGCCTTCGCCCTGGGCGTTGTGGGCATATTCATCGCGGCGGCGCGTCGCCGGAAGCTGTCGTTCGCGGCGTTGCTCGTCTTTCCGCTGGCGATCATGCAGTACAAGGCGTTGACCAACACGATGGACCCGAGCCTCGAACGCTACGTGATCAGCTTGGGTACCTTCCTTTTTGCGTACGCGGGCTTTGCATTGGTCGCTTTGGACGAGCGCCTCCTGCGCTGGCGAGGTTGGCGGCAGGCGTCGTTAGTCGTGGCGATTCTCCTGGCCTCCTGGCAGTTCGCATGGGGTTGGGTGCAGGCGGACAAAAACCAATACGACGACGACATCCGCCATGTGGTGGAGTGGTTGCACGATCATTCCGACGCTGCCGATCGCGTTTTGCTCGACCAGCGCTTTCACCCCTACGCGCAAATCGAGAGCCGCTTGCCCCTCGCGCAATTTGTGGACCTGCGCTGGTCGCCCGACCGCAAGCAACTCGACGAAAAAGCGTTCACCGAACTGATTTCAAAACGTCCGCCGACGATTGTGGTACTCGACTACTTTCTGATCGGCACGGACATGGTCAATTCGAATCTTGATGTGTTTCGTGTGTCGCGGGGCGCCGAGGAAACGACCTCGCGCGGGCTGCGTTTTCGCAAAGCGTTCGCGGAGGGTGATTTCGTCATCTATCGAACCTCGCCGGCGGAGGCGTCGCCATGA
- a CDS encoding glycosyltransferase family 39 protein: MRTVQALFWGLTVTVAVRLVLPRLFGLLDSDSVVLFLDARRQMLDGTWSMVSTLPVYLVSIFYRLLDEKLYAARWVSVLAGVGVMLVVFEAAERGRHGRIAALLAGAIPAAVFFGTSALPYGLLTFCGVLGLWLLTRAVDERQPAFGALAGLSFALAFLCKTFSAVLILPAGVAVLQGLWRADRRASLRWLPPLTAVGVWALLVAAVIAWRWPVFGWSVLNDYPVDWRFDLAASVWSGRWIGLITLHALALPLLAPGIVVMWKERRNSTFARLGFWYALVIVAVYLVNPVNHFPRVLVPALPVAVFVAALAVDRLLRRGQWAALVAWTIVASALLLGHWLAPGWWRDGRVWPVVLATGAACLLVWAGGRVRRQVAPVWIDTSGAAFLAVTVLFGLHAGYTDLDRVERAYMARVDAVRFSGATGGVIGGSDALHLVVDGRLNFSTLLDLPRERLEQVLTEGLPAVMRSMGTPVVVADSTDSDGILPMLAALARDLGLPPDTVENPYADVEADPEAARIFDNGWFVIYHLEDVTGPESETWARWNRIQPPWDRTGMGLLHPTPSRLAVRQRPETAAPEGTTNRQILVELTDAPGGENCYSLRVGARNRLGDSLWEWAGEVVTDHDEESPGVRLARLRVDRPGGEGEHTLIVPSKVKGVRSFVIEAQPVGTGRARRVVVPVPAWW; the protein is encoded by the coding sequence TTGCGAACGGTTCAGGCGCTCTTTTGGGGGCTGACCGTCACCGTCGCCGTGCGCCTGGTGCTGCCCCGGCTTTTCGGTTTGCTGGACAGCGACTCGGTCGTTCTGTTCCTGGACGCGCGGCGGCAGATGCTCGACGGCACGTGGAGCATGGTCAGCACCTTGCCGGTGTATCTGGTGTCGATCTTCTATCGCTTGCTGGACGAGAAACTGTACGCGGCGCGCTGGGTGTCGGTGTTGGCCGGGGTCGGCGTGATGCTCGTGGTTTTCGAGGCGGCCGAGCGCGGGCGACACGGACGCATTGCCGCGCTGCTGGCCGGGGCGATTCCGGCGGCCGTGTTTTTCGGCACGAGCGCCCTGCCGTATGGGTTACTCACTTTTTGCGGCGTGCTGGGTTTGTGGTTGTTGACCCGCGCGGTGGACGAGCGCCAACCCGCCTTCGGAGCGCTGGCCGGCCTGTCCTTTGCGTTGGCGTTTTTGTGCAAGACCTTCAGCGCGGTGCTGATTCTACCCGCCGGTGTGGCCGTGCTGCAGGGCTTGTGGCGCGCGGACCGGCGAGCCTCGCTTCGCTGGCTGCCGCCCCTGACGGCGGTGGGCGTGTGGGCGCTTCTCGTGGCGGCGGTGATCGCTTGGCGCTGGCCGGTATTCGGTTGGTCGGTGTTGAATGATTACCCGGTCGATTGGCGCTTCGATCTCGCAGCGTCGGTGTGGTCGGGGCGTTGGATCGGCTTGATCACGCTGCACGCGCTGGCGTTGCCGCTACTCGCGCCGGGCATTGTTGTGATGTGGAAAGAGCGACGGAACAGCACCTTCGCGCGACTTGGTTTCTGGTACGCGTTGGTGATCGTCGCCGTCTACTTGGTCAATCCCGTCAACCACTTCCCGCGCGTGTTGGTCCCGGCGTTGCCGGTGGCCGTGTTTGTGGCGGCGCTGGCCGTTGACCGCCTGCTGCGTCGCGGGCAGTGGGCGGCGTTGGTTGCGTGGACGATTGTCGCCTCGGCGCTGCTGCTGGGTCATTGGCTCGCGCCCGGATGGTGGCGCGACGGTCGCGTGTGGCCTGTCGTGTTGGCGACGGGGGCGGCTTGCCTGCTGGTTTGGGCCGGTGGTCGGGTTCGTCGGCAGGTGGCGCCGGTGTGGATCGATACCAGCGGCGCGGCGTTTTTGGCCGTTACGGTGCTTTTCGGCTTACATGCCGGATACACCGATCTGGACCGGGTCGAACGCGCGTACATGGCGCGGGTGGACGCGGTTCGCTTTTCCGGGGCGACCGGCGGCGTGATCGGTGGCAGCGACGCGCTGCATCTGGTGGTCGACGGGCGGCTGAACTTCTCGACCCTGCTGGATCTACCCCGCGAACGGCTGGAGCAAGTGCTCACCGAAGGATTACCCGCCGTCATGCGTTCGATGGGAACGCCGGTGGTCGTGGCCGATTCAACCGACAGCGACGGCATCTTGCCCATGTTGGCGGCCCTCGCGCGCGACCTGGGCCTGCCGCCGGATACCGTAGAGAATCCCTACGCGGATGTGGAAGCCGATCCCGAAGCGGCGCGCATTTTCGACAACGGTTGGTTTGTGATCTATCACCTCGAGGACGTGACCGGACCCGAAAGCGAAACCTGGGCGCGTTGGAACCGCATTCAGCCGCCGTGGGACCGCACGGGGATGGGGCTGCTTCATCCGACGCCGAGCCGCCTGGCCGTGCGTCAGCGGCCGGAAACCGCGGCTCCGGAAGGCACGACGAACCGGCAGATTCTCGTCGAGCTGACCGATGCGCCCGGGGGCGAGAACTGTTACAGCTTGCGGGTGGGGGCGCGCAATCGTCTCGGCGATTCGCTCTGGGAATGGGCCGGTGAAGTCGTGACGGATCACGATGAGGAATCGCCCGGTGTTCGCTTGGCGCGACTACGCGTCGATCGGCCCGGCGGCGAGGGGGAACATACGCTGATTGTGCCGTCGAAGGTCAAGGGAGTTCGCTCCTTTGTCATCGAGGCGCAACCGGTAGGGACCGGGCGGGCGCGGCGCGTTGTGGTGCCGGTGCCCGCGTGGTGGTAG
- the lptC gene encoding LPS export ABC transporter periplasmic protein LptC codes for MRFSPTTKLGTLLGVLLVAGLIWQLCQSDKPLKKTSERQKDFPFGEMADFVYTRTVNGQVQYRAAAARARYFDNRNTAELEQVTGEVVESGRRFEIRGDTAGVDMTARTGVLRGNVVARTEDGLELRTDDLQFDGATSRISTDAAVRLVGPSFTVAGIGADIDIDGQRVKLREQVKAKLWSQDN; via the coding sequence ATGAGATTCAGCCCTACCACAAAATTGGGAACGCTACTGGGAGTCCTGCTCGTCGCCGGGCTGATCTGGCAGCTTTGCCAATCGGATAAGCCACTGAAAAAGACCTCCGAACGGCAAAAAGACTTCCCCTTCGGTGAAATGGCGGACTTCGTTTACACCCGAACGGTAAACGGCCAAGTCCAATACCGCGCCGCAGCGGCCCGCGCCCGCTACTTCGATAACCGCAACACGGCCGAACTTGAGCAGGTGACCGGCGAGGTCGTCGAATCAGGCCGGCGTTTCGAGATCCGCGGAGACACGGCCGGGGTCGATATGACCGCCCGCACCGGTGTCTTGCGCGGCAACGTGGTGGCGCGAACCGAAGACGGCCTGGAACTTCGCACCGACGACCTGCAGTTCGACGGTGCCACGAGCCGGATATCGACCGACGCCGCCGTGCGCCTGGTCGGGCCGAGTTTCACGGTGGCCGGAATCGGCGCGGACATCGACATCGACGGACAAAGGGTTAAACTTAGAGAACAAGTGAAAGCGAAACTGTGGTCTCAAGACAACTAA
- a CDS encoding LptA/OstA family protein, translated as MVSRQLNYAWIVLCTAFFLAGPALGQQSRITAPEFDPSQPFHIEAERLEADGGDRLVRFEGDVVVKQEDATLRCDILLIYFEKQAQSKARQDEDTQPDDFGGEVEKLIAMGSVELTQGKRKASCQRAEYNHAKGTIALTGSPVVTQGRDRLAGSTILIYVPNQRVEILGGTSGRVSVTINPGSVSGNSQDAP; from the coding sequence GTGGTCTCAAGACAACTAAACTATGCGTGGATCGTGCTATGCACGGCGTTTTTCCTGGCCGGCCCGGCGCTGGGCCAGCAAAGCCGTATCACCGCGCCCGAATTCGACCCCTCCCAGCCCTTCCACATTGAAGCCGAGCGCCTGGAAGCCGACGGCGGGGACCGACTTGTACGCTTTGAAGGCGACGTGGTCGTCAAGCAGGAAGATGCGACCCTTCGCTGCGATATCTTGTTGATTTATTTTGAAAAACAGGCCCAGTCCAAAGCGCGTCAAGACGAGGATACGCAGCCCGACGACTTCGGCGGAGAGGTTGAGAAGCTCATCGCCATGGGTAGCGTGGAGTTGACGCAGGGCAAACGCAAAGCCAGTTGCCAGCGAGCCGAATACAACCATGCCAAAGGCACGATCGCGCTAACGGGATCCCCGGTGGTCACGCAGGGCCGCGATCGTCTGGCCGGATCGACGATTCTGATTTACGTTCCGAATCAACGAGTGGAAATACTCGGCGGAACATCCGGTCGGGTTTCGGTTACCATCAATCCGGGTTCGGTTTCCGGCAACAGCCAAGACGCACCGTAG
- the lptB gene encoding LPS export ABC transporter ATP-binding protein: MVLRTDKLTKSFRNRTVVKAASIEVRQGEVVGLLGPNGAGKTTNFYMVVGLYRPDSGRVLLGDKDITDLPMYRRARLGISYLAQEPSVFRKLTVEENILAILETLKLSQEEQNRRVDQLLQDLGISHLRKNKAYSLSGGERRRVEISRALVTNPSFLLLDEPFAGIDPIAVNEIQSIVADLRERGIGILITDHNVRETLNICDRAYIIHKGEILEEGDPKTIAESPKAREIYLGDKFKL; the protein is encoded by the coding sequence CTGGTGCTACGAACCGACAAGCTTACGAAATCGTTCCGCAATCGGACCGTCGTTAAAGCGGCGAGTATCGAAGTGCGCCAGGGCGAAGTCGTGGGCTTACTCGGGCCCAACGGTGCCGGGAAAACGACCAATTTCTATATGGTTGTGGGGTTGTACCGGCCGGATTCCGGGCGCGTTTTATTGGGCGATAAGGACATCACGGATCTGCCGATGTACCGCCGCGCCCGCCTGGGCATCAGCTATCTGGCCCAAGAGCCGTCGGTATTCCGGAAACTGACGGTCGAGGAAAACATCCTGGCCATCCTGGAAACGCTCAAGCTCAGCCAGGAAGAACAAAACCGGCGCGTGGATCAATTACTGCAGGATTTGGGCATTTCGCACCTTCGGAAAAACAAGGCCTATTCCCTTTCCGGTGGCGAGCGACGGCGGGTGGAGATCAGCCGCGCGTTGGTTACGAATCCCTCGTTTTTGCTGCTGGATGAGCCTTTTGCCGGCATCGACCCCATCGCGGTGAACGAAATTCAAAGCATCGTCGCCGATCTGCGGGAGCGCGGCATCGGGATACTGATCACCGATCACAACGTCCGCGAAACTTTGAATATCTGCGATCGGGCCTATATTATTCATAAGGGGGAAATTCTCGAAGAAGGAGACCCGAAAACGATAGCCGAGTCACCGAAAGCGCGCGAGATTTACCTGGGTGACAAATTCAAATTGTAG
- the rpoN gene encoding RNA polymerase factor sigma-54: protein MALEMKMNLRMSQQLIMTPQLQQAIKLLQLNHLEMVEQIQQELVENPCLDEVAEPAESPQDLPDSGPELSLDTPDNGGAAIDWNTYLQNRSVSDYRGGGSYEDEEREQSETVLTRAADLATHLEWQLHMADLDQESRATGVILIGHIGDNGYLITPLAEICETESLEPDHAEWVLERIQTFDPTGVGARDLSECLMLQLRAMGYTNAIVLDMVERHLPDLQKQDFKTVAKALNCAVEDVVDGMRIIARLEPKPGRPFSAERPQYITPDIYVRKVGDDYVITLNDDGMPKLRVSNYYKKILQQKSSGNKTEQEYIQEKLRSAVWLIRSIHQRQRTIYKVTESIIKFQREFLEKGIKFLKPLILRDVAEDIGMHESTVSRVTTNKYVHTPQGIFELKYFFNSGIGSADGNAVASESVKDIITKIVADENPKKPLSDQKIMEILNDREGLSIKRRTVTKYREMLGILSSAKRKRLY, encoded by the coding sequence ATGGCGCTTGAAATGAAAATGAACCTGCGCATGTCGCAGCAGTTGATCATGACGCCGCAACTCCAACAAGCCATCAAACTCCTCCAACTCAACCACTTGGAGATGGTCGAGCAGATCCAACAGGAGCTCGTCGAGAACCCTTGCTTGGATGAAGTGGCCGAGCCGGCGGAAAGCCCGCAGGACCTACCCGACTCCGGCCCCGAACTGAGCTTGGACACTCCCGACAACGGCGGCGCCGCCATCGACTGGAACACCTATCTGCAAAACCGCAGCGTCTCCGATTATCGCGGTGGCGGCTCCTACGAAGACGAAGAGCGCGAGCAGAGCGAAACGGTCCTGACCCGCGCCGCCGATCTGGCCACTCATTTGGAATGGCAACTGCACATGGCGGATCTGGATCAGGAATCCAGGGCGACCGGGGTGATCCTGATCGGCCACATCGGCGACAACGGCTATCTCATCACGCCCCTGGCCGAGATCTGCGAAACGGAAAGCCTCGAACCCGATCATGCCGAGTGGGTGCTGGAACGCATCCAGACCTTCGACCCGACCGGCGTCGGCGCGCGCGATCTTTCCGAGTGCCTGATGCTGCAACTCAGGGCCATGGGTTACACGAACGCGATCGTGCTGGATATGGTCGAGCGGCATTTGCCCGATCTGCAGAAACAAGATTTCAAGACGGTGGCGAAGGCGTTGAATTGCGCGGTCGAGGATGTGGTCGACGGCATGCGGATCATTGCGCGTCTCGAACCCAAACCCGGCCGTCCCTTTTCCGCCGAACGGCCGCAGTACATCACGCCGGACATCTACGTGCGAAAAGTCGGCGACGATTACGTCATCACGCTCAACGATGACGGTATGCCGAAATTGCGGGTCAGCAACTACTACAAGAAGATCCTGCAGCAAAAAAGCTCCGGCAACAAAACAGAGCAGGAATACATTCAGGAAAAACTGCGCAGCGCAGTATGGTTGATTCGCTCCATCCACCAGCGGCAACGAACGATCTATAAAGTGACCGAAAGCATCATCAAATTTCAGCGCGAATTTCTTGAAAAAGGAATCAAATTCCTCAAACCCTTGATCTTACGGGATGTGGCCGAAGACATCGGCATGCACGAATCCACCGTAAGCCGCGTGACGACCAACAAGTATGTGCACACCCCCCAGGGGATTTTTGAACTGAAGTACTTTTTCAATAGCGGCATTGGATCAGCCGACGGCAACGCAGTGGCTTCGGAGAGCGTCAAGGACATAATCACCAAGATCGTGGCCGATGAGAACCCGAAAAAACCGCTTTCCGATCAGAAGATTATGGAGATACTCAACGACCGAGAAGGACTCAGCATCAAGCGGCGCACCGTCACGAAGTACCGCGAGATGCTGGGAATCTTGTCATCAGCCAAACGAAAACGCCTGTACTAG
- the raiA gene encoding ribosome-associated translation inhibitor RaiA: protein MKVNVTFRHMEPTTAIKDYVEKKLAKVKRYVDEPIEANVVLSLEKYRNIAEVTLSAGRNVTNCEEETDDIYSAIDKVMDKLERQLKKQKDKIRGKKKGGRPGHREFVTRVEAHDVGAEAAPEWEKRIAVTEDANLKPVGVEEAVLWMDMNPKSDFLVFTNSTDGKINVMYRRKDGQFGLIRAQA from the coding sequence ATGAAAGTTAACGTTACCTTCCGGCACATGGAACCGACCACGGCAATCAAAGATTACGTCGAAAAGAAGCTGGCGAAAGTCAAACGTTACGTCGACGAGCCGATTGAAGCCAACGTTGTGTTATCGCTTGAGAAATACCGCAACATTGCCGAAGTCACCCTGAGCGCCGGGCGGAACGTCACGAACTGTGAAGAAGAAACCGACGACATCTACAGCGCGATCGACAAGGTCATGGACAAACTCGAACGCCAACTCAAAAAGCAAAAAGACAAGATCCGCGGGAAAAAAAAGGGCGGACGCCCGGGACATCGCGAATTTGTGACCCGAGTTGAGGCACACGACGTCGGCGCGGAAGCCGCGCCCGAATGGGAAAAGCGAATCGCGGTGACCGAAGATGCCAATCTCAAGCCCGTCGGGGTCGAGGAAGCCGTGCTCTGGATGGACATGAACCCCAAATCCGACTTTTTGGTGTTTACCAACTCGACGGATGGCAAAATTAATGTAATGTACCGGCGCAAAGACGGACAATTTGGTTTGATACGAGCGCAAGCGTAA